taatttaaaatggaaaaaaaaaaaaaaaaaaaaaaaaaaaaaaaaaaaaaagttgaaccctaattatatatataatatatatatatatatatagtgtataaaaatatatactttttttttttttttttttttttttttttatttctcttgaatttttcaaatgtgattatttagaaatataaaaaaagaatatatatgtatatattatatatatatatatatatatatttacatttatatgtttatttatttatNNNNNNNNNNNNNNNNNNNNNNNNNNNNNNNNNNNNNNNNNNNNNNNNNNNNNNNNNNNNNNNNNNNNNNNNNNNNNNNNNNNNNNNNNNNNNNNNNNNNNNNNNNNNNNNNNNNNNNNNNNNNNNNNNNNNNNNNNNNNNNNNNNNNNNNNNNNNNNNNNNNNNNNNNNNNNNNNNNNNNNNNNNNNNNNNNNNNNNNNNNNNNNNNNNNNNNNNNNNNNNNNNNNNNNNNNNTAATATTTACACCACATTTTATATCATGTGTATATCATTTTgatgtttttatatattaatatatatgtgtatgtatatatttatgtatgtatgtatgtatgtatatatttatgtatgtatgtgtgtatgtgcttatttatttattcatcTATTTATTCATCTATTTATTCATTCATTCATTCACTTATTgatttattcatttatttattcatttatttattcatctatttattcattcacatatatatgataatattactTATATTTGTATTCAGTTGATTCTAccctttttttaatttttcaatgttacataataaataatagtatatataattataatgtttataataatatattttttattatgtatttatattatttttaatttttcatttttttattcattttgtcatttgattttttattttaaaaatttataatatttacaccatattttatatcatgtgtatatcattttgatgtttttatatattaatatatatgtgtatgtatatatttatgtatgtatgtatgtatgtatgtatgtatgtatgtatgtatatatttatgtatgtatgtgtgtatgtgcttatttatttattcatctatttattcatttatttattcatcTATTTATTCATTCATTCATTCACTTATTgatttattcatttatttattcatttatttattcatcTATTTATTCATTCATTCATTCACTTATTgatttattcatttatttattattaatttttttttttttttttttttttttctcataaCCAATACACAAAgtaagaataaaatatgaacgAATATagtgtatataataagCCGAACTCTAACAATATTTCTGTATCTAAGGGTACAAGTcgaatttttaaaaaaatcaaaacaaataaaaatcatGGTTCCTTAgctataaaaaaagaaacacATAACGAGCTTAATGGTAATACTAAAAGGAATGTGTCtgataaattaatttatgaAAAGGAAGCAAAAACGatgataaataataataataataataatatggacgatgataataattatagaTTAGATATATTGAGAGGAAGTGagaaatatgaaaaaaatgatatttcATATGTTCAAGAGGATAGTGACATTATggaacatataaaattagaAGGAAATGAAATAGATTACGAAAAGATAGGTTATGGAAATGATAAGGAAAGAAGCatagaaaagaaaaaaataaataattatgataaaaatatacaagGTATTAAAATCGAAgaagatataaatgaatataagAAAGTTAAAAAATGTGATGTTGCAAAGAATAGAGTAAAAAGATTAGAATTAGTAATAGACATTGaagaatataatgataataaattagaaaatgaaaatttgttacaaaaaaattatgcaaaaaatatatcatcggatgaaaagaaattttattataataattatatttttaatgatgatttatataatggCAAATTAAATTGTCTAACAAAAACATTAGATTTTTTAGCAAAAGAAGAACGTATTAATCCTAATGGAAATTTAGATGATCAGGAAGATAATGAAAGCCTTTGTGTTATTGAAAAAAGAActataaaaaattcttcatcatgtgatgaaaaagaaattattgaaaaagttcatttaaaagataactatgttttttttaataataataataaagagaaaaacaaaaataagttgaaagataaaaacaaaacgaacaaaagaaaaaaaccAAACCCCTCTAAAACAAATGACAATGATCAAAGGgagatatataaaaaaacaaaaaaaataaacaataataaaaataataatggtaaaaataaatataatcatatgaATGTTCTTGAAAATTTTAGTGATAAACATAACGTGAATTCTAcaacaaaacaaaataataataataataatatcaaaaaaattaataataataataataataataataataatagtaataataataatagtaataataataataattattgttattattatgaatcgattgataaaaatgttaGTTACTATAATAGTAGGTCTAGTAGTATATCTAATTTTAATTTGAATAGTGACACCACAAGTACCCAAAATAGTTACAGTAGtatttataatgatgatgataattgtattaatagtaatagtaattataacaataattgtaatgatatttataacaatatttataataatatttacaaCAATCATGgcaataataattttaataataataagcTTCCTTCTAGTAATTATACCAAAATAATGAATGATACAAATTATGTAAGTTCAAATGATGATAGTACTAAAATACATATAGgtataaaagaagaaaaaaaaaaatatattatgaaacCAGAAGAACATTTAGaacattttattaaaaataatagaatatataatgattcAGGTTGTTGTGTGATAAGTGATGATTGTGTAATTCCgaattataaatatgaagaaGATGATGTTTATGTTGAaattatagaaaataataatattactGATGGATATAATAATCTACAAGATAgttttgaaaaaattaaagaattTTGGAGTTCCTCCAATGTTACTAGTACAAcgaataaaaataataataataataataaaaagaatattattttgtatgatgaaaaaaaagatgacAGTGAAATTGATCATAGGAAGACATCAAAAAATAGGAATGATAATCTTAAGAAGAGTCAAACTATAAAGGATAGTATGAAGACAGTGAATAATagtattaaaaatgatagGAAAGATGAGGaggaatataaaaagagtataaaatcaaaaaataataaaaataatagaaataatgatgatgatgattatATGAAGGAGGAAGATCAAATTAATAGCTTTTTACCATCAAACCAgaacaacaacaacaacaacaacaacaacaacaacaacaacaacaacaataataataataataataataataataataataataacgaTTGTGATACATTGTATGATGCTAATATTAATTCGAAATGTAATAGAAAtaatgtttataatataaatagttATCTTAATGTAGTTGgttataatgataataagaaaaacGATACTATTAAtgacaaaaataataataacaatatgaataatgaTAAACCTGAGGATGAATGCACAAAGAAGaaagatattaataatagtaataataaaaattatagtagtaatgataatataaataatggtaataataagaattataatggtagtaataaaaattataatggGAATAATAGGAATTATAATGgtagtaataaaaattataatggtagtaataagaattataatagtaagcataatagtaataatgGTCATAGTAAAGACCATAATAATGGTCATAATGATgatcataataatgatcataataataataataataataataataataataatgtttcATTTAAATGTGAAGAAAATGTCTTCCAAGAATTTAACGAGTttatgagaaaaaaaatgtggatggaaaaatatttacacAATCAAATAAATTGTTATGATGTCTTATTAGAAATAA
This is a stretch of genomic DNA from Plasmodium reichenowi strain SY57 chromosome 14, whole genome shotgun sequence. It encodes these proteins:
- a CDS encoding transcription factor with AP2 domain(s) — protein: MNEYSVYNKPNSNNISVSKGTSRIFKKIKTNKNHGSLAIKKETHNELNGNTKRNVSDKLIYEKEAKTMINNNNNNNMDDDNNYRLDILRGSEKYEKNDISYVQEDSDIMEHIKLEGNEIDYEKIGYGNDKERSIEKKKINNYDKNIQGIKIEEDINEYKKVKKCDVAKNRVKRLELVIDIEEYNDNKLENENLLQKNYAKNISSDEKKFYYNNYIFNDDLYNGKLNCLTKTLDFLAKEERINPNGNLDDQEDNESLCVIEKRTIKNSSSCDEKEIIEKVHLKDNYVFFNNNNKEKNKNKLKDKNKTNKRKKPNPSKTNDNDQREIYKKTKKINNNKNNNGKNKYNHMNVLENFSDKHNVNSTTKQNNNNNNIKKINNNNNNNNNNSNNNNSNNNNNYCYYYESIDKNVSYYNSRSSSISNFNLNSDTTSTQNSYSSIYNDDDNCINSNSNYNNNCNDIYNNIYNNIYNNHGNNNFNNNKLPSSNYTKIMNDTNYVSSNDDSTKIHIGIKEEKKKYIMKPEEHLEHFIKNNRIYNDSGCCVISDDCVIPNYKYEEDDVYVEIIENNNITDGYNNLQDSFEKIKEFWSSSNVTSTTNKNNNNNNKKNIILYDEKKDDSEIDHRKTSKNRNDNLKKSQTIKDSMKTVNNSIKNDRKDEEEYKKSIKSKNNKNNRNNDDDDYMKEEDQINSFLPSNQNNNNNNNNNNNNNNNNNNNNNNNNNNNNDCDTLYDANINSKCNRNNVYNINSYLNVVGYNDNKKNDTINDKNNNNNMNNDKPEDECTKKKDINNSNNKNYSSNDNINNGNNKNYNGSNKNYNGNNRNYNGSNKNYNGSNKNYNSKHNSNNGHSKDHNNGHNDDHNNDHNNNNNNNNNNNVSFKCEENVFQEFNEFMRKKMWMEKYLHNQINCYDVLLEIRKRVPTWGDYKCNFFFHWKKIMELNNEELKIYTLIFRSLCNENIKKIDFYILKIILNELDELRKVNEPHYVSFEFTQDCINNGETKYVDSSDVYFNMNQFVQPWYLKNFNKSMDIKKFLNSLDILENQKKKTYIVHGMEIPEQIFNMYNTSKKKPKKKKQCSKINTCEHLYDQPSTHSDVPLNNQLKNNLQKKSQNNIYNRDENRQTKNCKYLKKTNTLLNNEHINNMVSNLDNTKTKDINKNKNINESVKKASTKNYNKNVRNNNKKSDNKNDNKNDNKCEKTTKDYEAKQVNKTLKKNANSPNNSKGKKRTGFYDLEIDGVISSFEARKGVYYDKSRKLWRANWKENGKIQTKGFSVNEYKSVQLARQKAIEWREKKEAELLL